The nucleotide sequence GCCCGAGCTCTGCGCCTCCCCGCTCATGCCCCATGGCCCCAGATTTTTACCTCCGCCCGTCCCTTGCTGTCAGTGGGGCCCCAGGGTTCCCCAGGGAGTGACTCAGTTGCTTCTTGGTTCGGGGGCGTGTGTCTGGAGCTGGTGgcctgggtgcaggtggggccccGGGGGAGCCACTCCTCTGGAGGCACCGTGCCCCGCCCCGGCGTCCCGGGCTCCCATTGGCCCCAGCTGCTGGCTCCGCGGCCGCCTTGCCAGTGTGGGCTCGCTGGGCTCCTCCTCGGGGGCCAGGGCCGGCGTGGGCCACGGCGCCCGCTCGCGTTCCTGGAGCTGCTCGGAGGGGGGAGCTGAGGGGCAGAGGCCAAGGCGGCCGGTGAGGCCTGGGGGTGGGCCTGGGTGCGGGGCCCCTGTTTCCTCAGCACCCAGacgtctctgtgtgtgtttggctCACGGTCTCCCCGCCTCCGGTGGACGGGCTCTGTTCACGGTCTCTTGGGTCTGGCTCCTGCGTGTGCGtctctgcttctccgtctccccaGCCTGGCTCGCCGCTCTGTTTCTGCTCCTCCACTGGCCCTGTGCTCCTCTTGCTTCAGAGGTGCTGGCGTTGTTTCCAGGTCGAGTCTGGGACCCCCTGGCCCCCGGCTCTGGCTGGTTCTGGAGGCTCAGTGCCTCTCAGGGTACCGGGCACCGGGCAGAGAGGACAGCTCGATGTTGCCTGGGGCTTGTGACTCGGCGtctggatggagggatggatgacgAACTGGTCTTTTCCAGGGGGTCTGACTTGGAAGCTGGGGCAGCCGGCAGCATTTTCATGCTCTGTTCTTAGAGAACCAGAGAAAGGAGACTGAGGATTTGAAATCCTTCCTCGGGGCCTTGGCCTGGCCTGATCCCCGGAGCCTCTGCTTCCAGTGGTAGGTGGGGGGGAAGCAAGGGCCCGTGTTGTCCCTTAAAACCAGGGGCCGCCCGGGTCACTCAGAAGTGAGTGGGGCAGTGTCTTGAGCAGAATGTCTAAGCAACATTTACCAGCCACTTCTGGACTGGACCGCCGTGGGCCGGGACGGGGACAGGGCGCTGAAATTTCCAGAAGCCGGTCCCCGATAGAGCAGGGCCAGCCTTAGGCAATTCTCAGCCCAGACCTCAGTTTCCCAGGTACCGCCCACCTCTTGCCTGTCCCAGGCCACTGACGGGGCCGCAGGAAATAGAAAGTCCGTGCTGGAGACGCGGGTCCTTTTCTCTTCCCCCAGGGACTTGTCCGCGTCGTGGTGTCTGCCCTCGGTGGGCCCGACTCTCCCTTTGCTGTGGACACTCTGGCCTTTTTGTGGAGGGGGAGCGGGTGTGGCCAGTGCAGGCCGGGTGGCAAGGGTAGCCTCAGGCCTTTCTGAGCCGCTGGCacctggtccccccacccccacctcgggGGCTAGGCAGGTGGTGCAGGGCGGCATCGGCCGTCTCAGGAGATACGTTTGAGCCTGGTCGGGAGGATGCTGCTTCCGAGTGTGCTTGGGATGTGATTCCCAAGAGTgtcccccctctcttttttttttttttttttttaagattttatttatttattcatgagagctgcagagagagaggcagagacccaggctgagggagaagcaggctccctgcagggactccgacgccggactcgatcccaggaccctggggtgacaccctgggccgaaggcagctgctccaCTGCGGAGCCCCTGGGCGCCCTATGAGTGTCTCCCCCTTACACGTGCTCTGAACCCCCAACTCCCCCTCCCCAGTAGCAAAGTGTTGGTGGGAAATGACGTCGGGACTCCCGCAGGCAGTCCCGGGGCTCTTGCCTCGGCCGCACCTGTAGTAAAGGGAGGTGGCTTGGCCTCTGTCCTCTCCGAAGCGTGTCCGGAGGAGCCAGCATGACGCTGCGGCTGTGCTCGGGGAAGGCGTGGAGGCAGTGACCTGCCAGCGTGGCCTTGCTCGGGGTCCACAGGGAGGACGTGGTCACGGGGCGGCCCCGGCCTTGGACGCGGGCCCGATTTCTGGCCCCGCCGGCCGCCTCCGCTGCCGCTCAGCCAGGTTGGCGAGCACGTCGGAGGGGGTGTGGAGGGCAGAGTCCGCCGTCCGGCCCGGGGGTGTCCGAGAGGGTCCCCGGAGGGCCACGCAGAACCCAGGGAGccagtggggatgggggggggcagcggggcgGCAGGGGCGGGGTCCCCGGCGGCGGGCGCCCGCCTTCGTCCTGCTTCAGGGGAGCACGGCAGCCGCAGCCAGCCCTGGGCCGCAGTGTCCCGCGACGTCTCGCCTCGGAGTGGCCCTGCCGTTCGCGGTGGGCGCCGTCCCTCCCTGGGTGTCGTCCTGCCTTCTTCCCTCGCCTCCCGCCCTTCCCACCCCGGGGGGCTGGTCAGCGGCTCTGTATGGGGAGGCCGGGCTCCCggctcaccccccacccccttggctTCCCGAGCGCTGCTGTGCTCGTGGGCTTCCACTTGCGGTCTCCACGGCAGGCAGTGGGAGGTCATGCCGCTCCCGGGGGCCTCGTCCCCTCACGGACGAGGATCCAGGAGCTCGGCCTCCATCCCCCCTCGGCCCCTGCAGCCCGGCTGCAGTTTGGAGGGGCCCCTCGGCGCTCGGGGCGCGCGGCCGGGGGTTGGCCGGGTGTGTGCACGCCCACCACGGCGGCGTGAGGCCAGCACCGCCTCTGCCTCGGCTCAGACCCTGCCCGTGTGGTCAGCTGTGGGTGACCCCAGCGCAGATGCAGGAGCTGCAGCCTGCCACTCGGAGTGTCCGGGGGGCCCCTTcctgccccggcccccaccccagccccgggCTTAGGCTACATTAGCAGAGCTTTCGTGTCTGAGATCAGAGTGAGGAGCAGGAGCTCCCGTGGTTCGGCTGTACTGGGAAGCTAGGCCGCTTCCAGACCCCGTATTTAAGACAAGAGTTCCCCAGGAGATGGACAGGCATAAGGGCAGGTGTCCCACACCCCTGCCCGGAGGTTGTGAAGGGCCCTGGACACACAGAAGTGATGGGAAGGCGTGGCTTGCTCCGAGCGCTCCCAAATGCACCAGGGGCTGCGTGCCCACGGCGAGTGTGGCCGGAGGGCTTGGCTGCGAGGCCACTAGTGCAAGGCCGTCGTGCTGCTTTGGCGTCTCCAGCTCCAGCCTGGCGTATCCAGGATGCCTGGATCCTGGGCTGAGGAGCAGGGCCCGgtggccagaggctgggggtccaggccttgccaggaggagggaggtgaggggctCGGTAGGAAGGGAGCCGGCTTGCAGACTAACGACAgaatttgatcctgggtctgctGCGATGTGTCTGGGAACTCCGGGCAAGCCTGGTCGCTTGTTGGAACccgtttcctgatctgtaaactGTAGAAAAAACTGTGGGACCCCCCTCGGTATCTGAGGGTAAGGTGTGTGCGGCCAGCCGGGCCCTGCACTCAGACCACCCTGGTGTCGGGCCGTACGCCCTCCGGTCCCCTTGTGCCGAGGTGGCCAGGCGGCAGCGAGGCTGGAGGCAGCTGGGTTTGGAGAGGGTCCCACGCCCTGGGGCCGCCCCAGTGCACTGGTGCTCACCGCGTGGTCTCTGTTGGGCAGGGCGGAGAACTACTGGTGGCGCGGCCAGAACACGCGGACGCTGTGTGTGGGGCCCTTCCCTCGCAACGTGGTGACCTCCGTGGCTGGCCTGTCGGCCCAGGACATCAGTCAGCCGCTGCAGAACAGCTTCATCCACACGGGACATGGCGACAGCGACCCCCGCCACTGCTGGGGCTTCCCCGACAAGATTGACGAGTGAGTGCGCCGGGGTGGGCTGTGGCCTGTGGCGCCAGAGTCTGCAGCCCCCAGAAGCCGTCCCTGCAGGCTCAAGGGGGGGGCGGTGTCGGGAGCCCAAGGATGGTTGGTGCCACCCCACCTGTCTCGGAACCACCTTTGGAAGGGCTTCAGCAGGAACGCCTGTGTCACGCTCCCTGGTGTTGGGGCGGTAGTGGCCCTGCTTACCCcgcacggtcctggagacccagcctCCTGGGTCAAGCCCTGGGGGTGCACACAGGCCCAGGGGACACGCCGCTGTGTCCTGGGGAGGGGGGCGTAGACAaagagctccctgtggggagactccAGAGGGAAGGTTTGGCAGCTGCCCTGCTTGCCTGCTCACTCTGCACTtggggggccccgggggggcTCAGTGTCCTTTAAGTGAAAGGAGGAGGTCCCTGGGGGGGCATCCGGAGGACACAGGAAGAGAAGTAGTCCCTTCCCGGGTACCCTGCCCCAGCGAGCCTCCCGGCAGCTCCTGAGCGAGCGCCCGCTTCATGCCTCCTTGCTGGCAGCGGGGGCTCCCGGCAGCCCTTCCTGCTCTGGCTTCTGGGGCACAGGGAGGCAGGCCGTccccctcgccctcgccctcgccccccAACGCGGAGCCTGGGAGAGCAACCGCTGCCTCCTACGTCCCAGGAGCCAGCACGAGCCTGAGGGAAGGGGCGAGCTGTGTAGAGGCCCTCTGGCCCGCTCCTGGCGTGCTGCGGCCAGCCCAGCCCGGTCCTCCAGGCTTTCCTCAGCCCCGGGCCTAAGTGCCAGGGCCTGACAGTCCGCACGGGGGCTGGGAGGGTGACCGGGGAGCAAGCCAGGTGGCCCAGCCCCCCTTCTGCctggtgggggagagaggggcCTCCTGCGCCCCCGACGGCGTGGTGCGGCCCGATGCCTCTGGGCCCGGTGGGTCAGAAGAGCACGTGTGGGCAGGTGACGGCCAGGCGTGGGTTGGGGCGCCGCGGCAGTTGCAGGGGTCGGGGTCAGGAGCTccgtctctgccctccccacagCTCCCGGCCCGTGTAGTCTTCGGGGAGCTGCCGTGAGTTGGGGGTCCTGGGCTCCCGACCCAGGTTCTTGGCGGGGCTTGGCTCAGGTGGTTCTCTGCGTGCACTCAGGGTTCTGGTCTCGGCCTGGCCCCGGGCATCTCCTCCCCCTGGGGCCGCTCCAcgtgcctcccccagccccaccatcTGACCCGGTCGTCCTCCCACAGACTGTATCTGGGAAACCCCATGGATCCTCCTGACCTGCTGAGCGTGGAACTGAGCACCCCCCGGCCCACCCAGCATCTAGGAAGGCTGAAAAGTAAGAGCCCGGCCTCCCTCCCGGCGCCCCCTTGTGCGTCCCCCGGCCCACCCAGCATCTAGGAAGGCTGAAAAGTAAGAGTCCGGCCTCCCTCCCGGCGCCCCCTTGTGCGTCCGCTGCCCAGTAGCAGGCTGCCCTGGCTCCGGGACAGTGGGGTCAGGGCTGCAGGGGGACAGCTGTGCCCTGGCTCCGGCTGGCTGTGGGTGCAAGACGAGAGGCCGCTGCATCCGCTGAGGTGGGCATCCCCGGCTGGCCGTGTTGGCCTGCCCGCCGCAGcgtccccctctctcctccccacgcACTCAGATCCTGCCTTTCCTCACTCCCCCTAAGCCTGCTGTCCTCTCCCGAGCCAAAACCACCCCGCAGGCTTCACGCTGGCCAGGAGCCTCATCCACCTCCCGGATCCTGTGCCTGTCGTTCTGGAACGCGGGCTCCCCCCATCCTGCCGCCCCACTGCTTCCCATTGCTGTTGGGTTTGTACTGTTGGCTCGGCCCCTGTTCAccaccctctctctgtctctctccacgCTGCcctcctgtctgtctgtcttctctCCCCTGTCTCGCCCGCTCTGTCCCTTCTGCTCTCCGCATGGCCTTTCTTGCAGGGGAGCCTCCACCTCGCCCACCTCAGCCTGCCATCTTCGCTCAGAGTAAGTGGGGCCGGTCTCGAAGCcttggcccctgcccctgcccctgccccctctctcctctcattcCTCCTCTCCTGGAAGGTACAGCGCCCTGGTGGGCTggcggggtggcgggggggcggggggcatgcCGTGTGTGCTGTGAGCTTTGGCTGCTGACCTGGCCCAGCatgcctgcctctcccccgaCCCCCCAAAGCCCAGGCTTCTGGAGCAAGTGTGTGGTCCCGGCGCCCGCCTCTCCACCGTCACGCGGCCTGGTCCCGCTCCCTCTGGGACCCGCAGATGCCGTGTCGGGGCTTCACGGTGCTTGGTCAGGAGCTCTGTGCTCTCCGAGGACAGCTCCTGTTGCCCTTGATGGTGGGGGATTGTCCGTGGCCCCCGCCTGCACTAATGGTGTGCGTAATGGGGTGGGGATATGGGGTTACCAGCCGGGGCCCAGGAGTCTGGGGCGTTCGGGGCCTTGTGTGTCGGGGTATCATATGGCTGTGAGGTACCGCTTGCTCTAGCTGAGATGGAGGCAGGGGTCCATGAGCCCATGTGGAGAACTGAGTGTCCGGAGCAGGTTCTGTCCTCCTGTTGGAACAGGGTTGGTGTGCGTGGAGGAATTTGGCAGCCGAGGGGCTAATCTCTGGGGGCGTtgggagtggggggcgggggagggtacTTGTCTCTCTTCCCTGTCCCCCTGCCTGACACTGCCTTCCCGGTggggtctccctccctctcctagAGCCAACCTATGACCCTGTGAGTGAGGACCAGGACCCCCTGTCCAGCGACTTCAAGAGGCTGGGCCTCCGGAAACCAGCCCTGACCCGTGGGCTGTGGCTCGCGAAGCCCTCCGCTCGGGTGCCCGGCACCAAGGCGGGTCGTGGCGGTGGGGGCGAGGTCACGCTCATTGACTTTGGCGAGGAGCCCGTCGTCCCCACCCCCCGGCCCTGCGCGCCCTCACTGGCGCAGCTGGCCATGGATGCCTGTTCCTTACTGGACAAGACCCCGCCGCAGAGCCCCACGCgggccctgccccggcccctgcaccCCACGCCCGTGGTGGACTGGGACGCCCGCCCGCTGCCCCCGCCTCCTGCCTACGACGATGTGGCCCAGGACGAGGATGACTTCGAGGTCTGCTCCATCAACAGCACCCTGGTGGGTGCAGGGGTCCGCACTGGGCCCAGCCAGGGCGAAACCAATTACGCCTTTGTGCCTGAGCAGGCACAGCTGCTCCCTCCCCTGGAGGACAATCTGTTCCTCCCACCCCAGGGTGGGAGCAAGCCGCCCAACTCGGCCCAGACCGCAGAGATCTTCCAGGCGCTGCAGCAGGAGTGCATGCGGCAGCTGCAGGTCCCGGCTGGCTCCCTGAGCCCTCCTCCTGGCCCGGCCCCAGCGGGTGAGGACaagccccaggtgcccccccgcGTGCCCATTCCCCCGAGGCCCACCCGCCCACGGGGCGAGCTGTCTCCAGCCCCCTCAGGCGAGGAGGAGATAGGGCGGTGGCCTGgacccgcctcccctccccgggtGCCTCCCCGGGAGCCCCTGTCCCCTCAAGGCTCACGGACCCCTAGCCCCCTGGTTCCACCCGGCGGCTCCCCGCTGCCACCTCGGCTCTCCAGCTCACCTGGGAAGACCATGCCCACCACCCAGAGCTTCGCCTCCGACCCCAAGTACGCCACACCCCAAGTGATCCAGGCACCCGGCCCGCGGGCTGGTCCCTGCATCCTGCCCATTGTCCGCGATGGCAAGAAGGTCAGCAGCACCCACTACTACCTGCTGCCCGAGCGCCCACCCTACCTGGAACGCTATCAGCGCTTCCTGCGTGAGGCTCAGAGCCCTGAAGAGCCGGCCCCCCTGCCCGTGCCCCTGCTGCTGCCCCCGCCCAGCACCCCGGCTCCTGCTGCCCCCACTGCCACCGTTCGACCGATGCCCCAGGCCGCCCCCGATCCCAAGGCCAACTTCTCCACCAACAACAGTAATCCAGGGCCCCGGCCACCAGCCCTGCGGGCCGCTGCTCGGCTGCCACagaggggctgccctggggacgGGCCGGAGGCTGGACGGCCGGCAGACAAGGTCCAGATGGTGAGCACCAGGCCCGGCTGctgggcggaggggcggggcctgagggcCCCAGAGGAATGGGCCCAGGCGGTGCTGACgggtaggtgggtgggtgtgCCCAGCTGCAGGCCATGGTGCATGGGGTGACCACAGAGGAGTGCCAGGCGGCCCTGCAGAGCCACAGCTGGAGCGTGCAGAGGGCTGCACAGTATCTGAAGgtacccccacctcccgcccactcTGGCTTTCAGGGACCCTGAAGACTGGCTCTGCCGCTCTCACCTCCCCTGACCCCTCCCTGCCATCCTGCCTCTggctctcctctgcccccaccctggctGGTGCCCTTCAGCCCCAGCGTGTCCCATGGCACCACCCTCTGCTCCTCAGGTGGAGCAGCTCTTTGGGTTGGGTCTGCGGCCGCGAAGCGAGTGCCACAAAGTGCTGGAGATGTGCGACTGGAACTTGGAGCAGGCTGGCTGCCACCTGCTGGGCTCCTGCGGCCCTGCCCACCACAAGTGAGTGAGCGCCCCCCCACTCGGCCCCGGGGTCCCCCAGCTTGGGGGGGGATGGCGGCCCATGCTGCGGGGCAGGCAGTTCCGGGTGAAAGAAGTTTCTTCTAAGCCCGCTTAGATGTTTCAGCACCTGGTCCGGATGAACTTGGGGGTCCGAGGAGCCCCTGCCCCGTGGGGGCTTCCTCAGGCTTTACGGTGCCCGCCGCCCTCTGGCCGTCTCAGCAGCAAcactgctgtcttttttttttttttttttttttgaagctagAACACATCCCAGGGTggtaaattccaaaattattgcTGACTCTTCAGCTAGATTCGCCTGGTACTAGGAGGCCCGCTCGTGCCCACCCGCACTAGCCGTTCTGTACCCTTGACAGAGGGGCTTTCTGGTTGTTTCCCCTCCTGTAGGCGCTGAGGTGTCTGGAGAGCCAGAGGGTCTGTCCTGAAGGAATCACTTGAGTCTGTCCATCTGACAAGGGTGGGGAGGTCCCCCCCCAGCCCGGAGGACCTGCTGCCACTTGCTGCTCCTAGTGGCGGAGCAAGGCCAAGGCAGCAGGAGACTGGGAGCCCCGCCTTGCCGTCCCCCCTCACCCAGTGCTGTCCCTGCAACTTTGGATCAGCTCTTGGTGCCCCTGGCCAAGGGGTAGGAAGGAGCCCTGTGaaggcgggcctgggggcggccTCCGCGGGCCCTGCAGGCGAGCTGCCCCTGCGCCAGCCCCTggtgggggcctggggcgggAGAGTGTCCCCAGGCTCTGCCGCCGCCGGGGAAGCCAGGCTTGACCCATGCCGGGAGGATGTGCTGGCCCCACAGAAGGGGGCCAGCACCCAGCAGGCCCTCAGGGCAGCGCCCTTCTCCAGGGATCTCCTGGTGGGCATTGGGATGTCGGAGAGAATGTGACTTGTGGCCACACCATGGATACGTTATGGGACTTGGCAGGTCTTAGGATCTTGTGCCTGGAAATAGCCCTAGGTGGCTGAGGAAGCAGAGCAAGGGTGCCAGATTGTTCTTTGGCAGGGACCAGGGCCCAAGGCCCCAGGGTTGGAAGGAGACCAAGGGGGCAGCTGCCCTGGAGGGACACCAGCGCTTCCTCTTTGACCCAGCTCCTCCCCTGTGCTGTTCCGTGTTTTCCTGCCAGCGTCTGCCACCAAAGTTGCTGCCCCGGCTATGGATCCCTGCTTCTTCCAGAGAAATAAAGCTAGTTTCTATTTTATGTTACTTCCTtgtccctgcctgtgtctttgcctctcggGCAACAGCCTGAGGTCCCCGAGGTCccccggcggggggtggggggggtggggggacagcatCAGTCAGCAGCAGGCCTCGGGGCGCCCCCTGTGGACAGAGGGGGGAAGTGCGGCCTGGGTGACCCTCAGGGTGCTCTCCCCTTCGGggttcacccccagccccccgagTTCTTGCTCCGAGCTCCAGAGGGCAGGACGCGCTGCCGGAGCGGGTGGAGCAGCTCACTTAGCTGGAGCTAAGGCAACGTCCGAACAAGGAGAGCTTCAGTGCgtgtcttagttttgttttgctgaGTATTTCGTATGGGTCAGAGTTCAGAGGGGGTTGGGGCCGCAGTGaagccacctcccctccccagggaCCGCCTGCACCATCGGTGTCTTGGGTTTTTCGCTTAGACTGCTCGGCAGAGTTCATAGTCGCACTGAACGAGCGTCCCGTTCTCGTTTGGGGCCGCGTGGACGTACCTCGTCACCCCGTGGACCGAGGGCGTTGAGTCTTGCCCAGTCCTTTGCTGCAGCAGATGGCAGGCGGCTGTCTTCCCCGCCGAAGCCAGCCGGGAGGACGGGTGACGGGTTCCCGGGAGCGGAGCCCCGAGTCGCAGCGCGTGCAGCAACCACGGGGCTCGCTGGGCCCCTCCGTGGAGCACGGTCTCGGGCAGCCGCAGCGACCCGGGCCTCCCACGGCTCACGGAGCCTCTGGGGTTCGCCCGCGAGACAGGTCTCCCTGGCTTGaagttgcatttctctaatgagtGAATAAACCTAAAAAATGACACGGGCcgtttacatttccttttctgcGAGCTGCCTGGTAATACCCTTGGCCCGTTTAAAAGGCaaattattgggatccctgggtggcgcagcggtttggtgcctgcctttggcccagggcgcgatcctggagacccgggatcgaatcccacatcaggctcccggtgcatggagcctgcttctcccactgcctgtgtctctgcctctctctctctctctctgtgactatcattaaaaaaaaaaaaaaaaaaaaggcaaattattaGTCTGTCACTGGTTCTTGGGAAACGACCGGAGCAAAGGAATTAGCCCTTGGAGCTTCACCACGTCTGAGCAGGACGGTGTCTGGAGAGCCAGAGGGTCTGCCCTGGAGGGGGCTGCCCTCCTCCTCAGATCCTGAGAGACGAAGCTGACGGTTTAGGTTTGCTAAAAGCAACACCAAGGCCATTTAGGACGGAGCTGGGCGcggtctgtgtgtctctgctccAGGCCGGCCCGCCGGGGCCCTCGGGCCTGGGAGATCTGGAGCCTTCAGATCCAGGCCTGTTCTGTGCACCCTGTGTGCCAAGTCAAGAGCTCAATTCTAGTTAAAAtattactgggcagccccgggggcccagcggtttagggccgccttcggcccagggtgtgaccctggagtcctgggatgagtcccacgtcgggctccctgcatggagcctgcttctccctctgcctgggtctctgcctctcatgaataaattaaaaaaaaaaaaaatactattattaaaaataaatatttttaaagtttttacttattAGAAGAGCGTGTGTGTGCTTGAGAACacgagtggggtggggggggcagggggtgcagaggaagaagcagactccctgctcagccctgattcagggctccatcccaggaaccccaggtgGGGAGCTGAGCCCAAGTCGGAGGCCcggctgactgagccacccaggcgcctctagaAAGTATAATCACAACATATCaccagggacgtctgggtggctcgggttggacgtctgcctttggcccagggtgtgaccctgggctcctgggatcgagtcctgcatcgggctccctgcatggagcctgctcctccctctgcctgggtctctgcctctctctctctttccctccctatgtctctcatgaataaataaataaagctaatttGGGGCTTTGCGGTTAGACCTGGATTCTGTTCTCAGCTGTATGGGTCTTGGAAAAGTTACTTAGCCTTTCTGAGCCTATAAACTGGGAGGCTAGTCATCCCTGCTTTTTAGGGCggttgtgtggattaaatgagcTTGTGTAGGCCAAGTATCCTGCTTGGTACACAGCCCATGACAAGTGCCCAATAAAGCGTAATCATTGTACATTTTTTCACGTCCCTGCTGTTTGTATCAATCAGCTTGCATTACTCACCGACCACAGCTCTGTGCACACTTgccttctctttccatttccccttaatttcactttttttttttttttgaaataatgtcttctttggcaacaaagtcattcctttttataggtCATGGACATGTtcaagtccatttttttttcaagtccattttttaaaaatgtttgttggtAAACGGTGGCAGAGCTAGTACATCTCAGAAGGAGCTTTTGCAAGAGTGACCGCAAAGGAGCAGGGGCTCCTCAGAGTATCAGGAAACCCAGTGTAGTTTTGCCAGATACTCAGTTCCCTAAGTCCGAGGGCTTCCTGCTATTTGTTTCACTCTAACCAGCCTGCCAGCATCTCCGGGGTTTATTGAAAAGATCTTAAGGGAGGATTTTGAAAAAGCTGGTCCGGGCTTGTTTGCCAACAAGGCCAATCAATAAATCAaggattcagggatccctgggtggctcagcggttgagcacctgccttcggcccggggcctggtcctggggtccggggtcccacgtcaggctccctgcatggagcctgcttctccctctgcctgtgtctctgcgtctctcatgaataaataaataaaatctttaaaaatcaatcaaggaTTCACTGGGGACCTCAGTCAAGTCCTGAAGAGGGAACACAAGCTGAAGGGACAGTCTGCCCAGAGGACTGACAGCAGAACGTGGGGCCAAGTACTCTAAGATCCTTATGTGCCAGGAGCCTTGGGGGCAAAGGAGGTGGCTTCCTGGAGTAGGTGACATTGTGCCGACTGGTTGGGGACGAAGAGGCGTGTGTCAGGAAGGTGAGGGGCATCAAACACTGCAGGTGGAGGGAACAGACTTGGTGGAAGGCCTGAAGTTCGCTAAGGCTGGAAGCCATCCTTTTGCTGTGTTTTGGGGCCGAGTGCGATCCTGATCCCGGCGAGTGGGGCAGGCCTGTGTCATGAAGTGGCAGGTGTGACATCCTGAGTCCTTTTGAGTGTGTGGACAAAGGGAGGCCGCGGAGGGTGGGCAGGGGACTGACACGGCCCGTGTGTGTTTTTAGAGCGAGCGAGAGCCCTGCGTGACCGTGGCAAGCGGCTCCACTTTAGCCTCGAGTGAGGAGCGATGGAGTAAGTGTGTCTCGCTGCACGCTGGGAACCGAAAGGTGTTCTTAATTAGAAGCAAATTAATCTTTATGGAAATTTGACCTTGGGGGATGGAGGGATCACCAACCCCTAGAACCCCTGGCTAGAGCTGGGATTCCCAAAGGCCAGTGCTGGTCTGGGGACAAGTTTTCATGGGTCTGAGTTGAAATGACAAGAATAAGAATAATACAGAGgagtttttcttaaaatgtaatcAGGTCCGAGGACTGCCTTTATTCGGAGATTTTGTCTTCCTACCTTTTTGGTATTGAAACAGCTATTCCTGAGTGGTGATGGCCGTGGTGGCGGCGGGTGGTCGATTTGTCCCCATGCCCTCATGCAGCCGTGCAAGGCAGTTACTGTTAGGGTCCCTGAAATCTAGGGTCCTTGGGGCCGAGGGCGCCTGTGTCCGCAGCACCGCCTGTCGGCCAA is from Canis lupus baileyi chromosome 35, mCanLup2.hap1, whole genome shotgun sequence and encodes:
- the TNK2 gene encoding activated CDC42 kinase 1 isoform X3, translated to MPAARRFPGLELSFPLLARLRRRLYTRLGSSSMQPEEGTGWLLELLSEVQLQQYFLRLRDDLNVTRLSHFEYVKNEDLEKIGMGRPGQRRLWEAVKRRKAMCKRKSWMSKVFSGKRLEAEFPPHHSQSTFRKTSPTPGGPAGEGPLQSLTCLIGERDLHLFEKLGDGSFGVVRRGEWDAPSGKTMSVAVKCLKPDVLSQPEAMDDFIREVNAMHSLDHRNLIRLYGVVLTPPMKMVTELAPLGSLLDRLRKHQGHFLLGTLSRYAVQVAEGMGYLESKRFIHRDLAARNLLLATRDLVKIGDFGLMRALPQNDDHYVMQEHRKVPFAWCAPESLKTRTFSHASDTWMFGVTLWEMFTYGQEPWIGLNGSQILHKIDKEGERLPRPEDCPQDVYNVMVQCWAHKPEDRPTFVALRDFLLEAQPTDMRALQDFEEPDKLHIQMNDVITVIEGRAENYWWRGQNTRTLCVGPFPRNVVTSVAGLSAQDISQPLQNSFIHTGHGDSDPRHCWGFPDKIDELYLGNPMDPPDLLSVELSTPRPTQHLGRLKREPPPRPPQPAIFAQKPTYDPVSEDQDPLSSDFKRLGLRKPALTRGLWLAKPSARVPGTKAGRGGGGEVTLIDFGEEPVVPTPRPCAPSLAQLAMDACSLLDKTPPQSPTRALPRPLHPTPVVDWDARPLPPPPAYDDVAQDEDDFEVCSINSTLVGAGVRTGPSQGETNYAFVPEQAQLLPPLEDNLFLPPQGGSKPPNSAQTAEIFQALQQECMRQLQVPAGSLSPPPGPAPAGEDKPQVPPRVPIPPRPTRPRGELSPAPSGEEEIGRWPGPASPPRVPPREPLSPQGSRTPSPLVPPGGSPLPPRLSSSPGKTMPTTQSFASDPKYATPQVIQAPGPRAGPCILPIVRDGKKVSSTHYYLLPERPPYLERYQRFLREAQSPEEPAPLPVPLLLPPPSTPAPAAPTATVRPMPQAAPDPKANFSTNNSNPGPRPPALRAAARLPQRGCPGDGPEAGRPADKVQMLQAMVHGVTTEECQAALQSHSWSVQRAAQYLKVEQLFGLGLRPRSECHKVLEMCDWNLEQAGCHLLGSCGPAHHKR
- the TNK2 gene encoding activated CDC42 kinase 1 isoform X7, giving the protein MPAARRFPGLELSFPLLARLRRRLYTRLGSSSMQPEEGTGWLLELLSEVQLQQYFLRLRDDLNVTRLSHFEYVKNEDLEKIGMGRPGQRRLWEAVKRRKAMCKRKSWMSKVFSGKRLEAEFPPHHSQSTFRKTSPTPGGPAGEGPLQSLTCLIGERDLHLFEKLGDGSFGVVRRGEWDAPSGKTMSVAVKCLKPDVLSQPEAMDDFIREVNAMHSLDHRNLIRLYGVVLTPPMKMVTELAPLGSLLDRLRKHQGHFLLGTLSRYAVQVAEGMGYLESKRFIHRDLAARNLLLATRDLVKIGDFGLMRALPQNDDHYVMQEHRKVPFAWCAPESLKTRTFSHASDTWMFGVTLWEMFTYGQEPWIGLNGSQILHKIDKEGERLPRPEDCPQDVYNVMVQCWAHKPEDRPTFVALRDFLLEAQPTDMRALQDFEEPDKLHIQMNDVITVIEGRAENYWWRGQNTRTLCVGPFPRNVVTSVAGLSAQDISQPLQNSFIHTGHGDSDPRHCWGFPDKIDELYLGNPMDPPDLLSVELSTPRPTQHLGRLKKPTYDPVSEDQDPLSSDFKRLGLRKPALTRGLWLAKPSARVPGTKAGRGGGGEVTLIDFGEEPVVPTPRPCAPSLAQLAMDACSLLDKTPPQSPTRALPRPLHPTPVVDWDARPLPPPPAYDDVAQDEDDFEVCSINSTLVGAGVRTGPSQGETNYAFVPEQAQLLPPLEDNLFLPPQGGSKPPNSAQTAEIFQALQQECMRQLQVPAGSLSPPPGPAPAGEDKPQVPPRVPIPPRPTRPRGELSPAPSGEEEIGRWPGPASPPRVPPREPLSPQGSRTPSPLVPPGGSPLPPRLSSSPGKTMPTTQSFASDPKYATPQVIQAPGPRAGPCILPIVRDGKKVSSTHYYLLPERPPYLERYQRFLREAQSPEEPAPLPVPLLLPPPSTPAPAAPTATVRPMPQAAPDPKANFSTNNSNPGPRPPALRAAARLPQRGCPGDGPEAGRPADKVQMLQAMVHGVTTEECQAALQSHSWSVQRAAQYLKVEQLFGLGLRPRSECHKVLEMCDWNLEQAGCHLLGSCGPAHHKR